The following coding sequences lie in one Rutidosis leptorrhynchoides isolate AG116_Rl617_1_P2 chromosome 6, CSIRO_AGI_Rlap_v1, whole genome shotgun sequence genomic window:
- the LOC139853118 gene encoding transcription elongation factor SPT4 homolog 1-like isoform X2 — protein MASAAQIPTSFGHELRACLRCRLVKTYDQFRESGCENCPFFKMEEDSERAVDCTTPNFTGIISVMDPARSWSARWLRIGKFVPGCYTLAVSEALPEDMQVL, from the exons ATGGCGAGCGCGGCGCAAATTCCGACGAGTTTCGGTCACGAACTTCGAGCATGTCTTCGTTGCCGTCTCGTTAAAACCTACGATCAG TTTAGAGAATCAGGATGTGAGAACTGCCCTTTCTTTAAGATGGAGGAAGATTCTGAACGTGCTGTTGATTGCACTACCCCTAATTTCACTGG GATCATCTCTGTAATGGATCCTGCAAGAAGTTGGTCTGCTAGATGGCTTCGAATTG GCAAGTTTGTTCCTGGTTGCTACACACTGGCTGTCTCAGAAGCACTGCCAGAGGATATGCAGGTTTTGTGA
- the LOC139853118 gene encoding transcription elongation factor SPT4 homolog 1-like isoform X1: protein MASAAQIPTSFGHELRACLRCRLVKTYDQFRESGCENCPFFKMEEDSERAVDCTTPNFTGIISVMDPARSWSARWLRIGKFVPGCYTLAVSEALPEDMQGICEEVRAPYNPPKRV, encoded by the exons ATGGCGAGCGCGGCGCAAATTCCGACGAGTTTCGGTCACGAACTTCGAGCATGTCTTCGTTGCCGTCTCGTTAAAACCTACGATCAG TTTAGAGAATCAGGATGTGAGAACTGCCCTTTCTTTAAGATGGAGGAAGATTCTGAACGTGCTGTTGATTGCACTACCCCTAATTTCACTGG GATCATCTCTGTAATGGATCCTGCAAGAAGTTGGTCTGCTAGATGGCTTCGAATTG GCAAGTTTGTTCCTGGTTGCTACACACTGGCTGTCTCAGAAGCACTGCCAGAGGATATGCAG GGTATTTGTGAGGAAGTGCGGGCGCCATATAACCCACCAAAGCGTGTATGA